One segment of Sylvia atricapilla isolate bSylAtr1 chromosome 8, bSylAtr1.pri, whole genome shotgun sequence DNA contains the following:
- the SFXN2 gene encoding sideroflexin-2 isoform X2 codes for MATVSLGFNIDSPRWDQSTFVGRLKHFFNITDPRTVLVPEEELDRAKALVEGCRAGLVPPGSSQEQLLYAKKLYDSAFHPDSGEKMNFIGRMSFQVPGGMAITGCMLQFYRTVPAVVFWQWVNQSFNAFVNYTNRNAASPISLRQIGVAYVTATGAALATAVGLNLYTKRAPPLLARWVPFAAVAAANCVNIPMMRQQEIINGITVTDENNNELGRSRRAAVKGIAQVVLSRITMAAPGMIILPIIMERLEKFTFMQRIRVLHGPLQVLLCGGFSLALADLEVDLRDSITAKHGDKVPYVYFNKGL; via the exons ATGGCCACAGTTTCCCTTGGCTTCAACATCGACTCCCCACGCTGGGACCAGAGCACATTTGTGGGGCGCCTGAAGCACTTCTTCAACATCACTGACCCTCGGACAGTGCTGGTgccagaggaggagctggaccGGGCCAAGGCCCTGGTGGAGGGCTGCAG GGCCGGGCTGGTGCCACCGGgaagcagccaggagcagctgctctaTGCCAAGAAGCTGTACGACTCAGCCTTCCACCCTGACAGCGGTGAGAAGATGAACTTCATTGGGAGGATGTCCTTCCAGGTGCCGGGGGGCATGGCCATCACTGGCTGCATGCTCCAGTTCTATCG GACAGTGCCTGCCGTGGTTTTCTGGCAGTGGGTGAACCAGTCGTTCAATGCCTTTGTCAACTACACCAACCGCAACGCTGCCTCCCCCATCTCTCTGAG GCAAATCGGGGTGGCTTATGTCACGGCCACCGGCGCCGCCCTGGCCACTGCAGTGGGACTCAACCTCTACACCAAG CGAGCCCCACCCTTGCTGGCCCGCTGGGTCCCCtttgcagctgtggctgctgccaaCTGTGTCAATATCCCCATGATGCGGCAACA GGAGATCATCAACGGGATCACAGTGACAGATGAGAACAACAACGAGCTCGGCCGCTCCAGG AGGGCAGCAGTGAAGGGCATTGCACAGGTTGTGCTCTCCAGGATCACCATGGCAGCACCGGGCATGA TTATTTTGCCCATCATCATGGAGCGGCTGGAGAAATTCACCTTTATGCAG CGGATCCGGGTTCTCCATGGGCCTCTGCAAGTGCTGCTCTGCGGGGGCTT CTCCCTTGCACTGGCTGACCTTGAGGTGGATCTGCGTGACAGTATCACAGCCAAGCACGGGGACAAAGTGCCATATGTCTATTTTAACAAAGGACTGTGA
- the SFXN2 gene encoding sideroflexin-2 isoform X1 gives MATVSLGFNIDSPRWDQSTFVGRLKHFFNITDPRTVLVPEEELDRAKALVEGCRAGLVPPGSSQEQLLYAKKLYDSAFHPDSGEKMNFIGRMSFQVPGGMAITGCMLQFYRTVPAVVFWQWVNQSFNAFVNYTNRNAASPISLRQIGVAYVTATGAALATAVGLNLYTKRAPPLLARWVPFAAVAAANCVNIPMMRQQEIINGITVTDENNNELGRSRRAAVKGIAQVVLSRITMAAPGMIILPIIMERLEKFTFMQRIRVLHGPLQVLLCGGFLLFMVPAACALFPQRCSLALADLEVDLRDSITAKHGDKVPYVYFNKGL, from the exons ATGGCCACAGTTTCCCTTGGCTTCAACATCGACTCCCCACGCTGGGACCAGAGCACATTTGTGGGGCGCCTGAAGCACTTCTTCAACATCACTGACCCTCGGACAGTGCTGGTgccagaggaggagctggaccGGGCCAAGGCCCTGGTGGAGGGCTGCAG GGCCGGGCTGGTGCCACCGGgaagcagccaggagcagctgctctaTGCCAAGAAGCTGTACGACTCAGCCTTCCACCCTGACAGCGGTGAGAAGATGAACTTCATTGGGAGGATGTCCTTCCAGGTGCCGGGGGGCATGGCCATCACTGGCTGCATGCTCCAGTTCTATCG GACAGTGCCTGCCGTGGTTTTCTGGCAGTGGGTGAACCAGTCGTTCAATGCCTTTGTCAACTACACCAACCGCAACGCTGCCTCCCCCATCTCTCTGAG GCAAATCGGGGTGGCTTATGTCACGGCCACCGGCGCCGCCCTGGCCACTGCAGTGGGACTCAACCTCTACACCAAG CGAGCCCCACCCTTGCTGGCCCGCTGGGTCCCCtttgcagctgtggctgctgccaaCTGTGTCAATATCCCCATGATGCGGCAACA GGAGATCATCAACGGGATCACAGTGACAGATGAGAACAACAACGAGCTCGGCCGCTCCAGG AGGGCAGCAGTGAAGGGCATTGCACAGGTTGTGCTCTCCAGGATCACCATGGCAGCACCGGGCATGA TTATTTTGCCCATCATCATGGAGCGGCTGGAGAAATTCACCTTTATGCAG CGGATCCGGGTTCTCCATGGGCCTCTGCAAGTGCTGCTCTGCGGGGGCTT CCTCCTGTTCATGGTGCCAGCAGCCTGTGCCCTCTTCCCCCAGCGATG CTCCCTTGCACTGGCTGACCTTGAGGTGGATCTGCGTGACAGTATCACAGCCAAGCACGGGGACAAAGTGCCATATGTCTATTTTAACAAAGGACTGTGA